From the genome of Pseudoxanthomonas sp.:
CGGCCTGGGCCAGCGCCGGCGCATCGTTGGTGCCGTCGCCGACCATCGCCACCAGGCGCCCGCCGGCCTGCTCGGCGCGGATGCGGGCCAGCTTGTCCTCGGGTTTCGCTTCGGCGATGTAGTCGTCGACGCCGGCCTCGGCGGCGATGGCCGCGGCGGTCAGCGGGTTGTCGCCGGTGATCATCACCGTGCGGATGCCCATCTCGCGCAGGCGGGCGAACTTCTCCTTGATGCCGTGCTTGACCACGTCCGACAGCTCGACCACGCCCAGCACGTGGCGCCCTTCGGCCACCACCAGCGGCGTGGCGCCGCCGCGCGCGACCTGCGCGACGCGACCGGCCAGTTCCGGCGGCACGCTGCCACCCAGTTCGGCCACATGGCGGGCGATGGCATCGGTGGCGCCCTTGCGGATCGCGCGCCCGGCCACGTCCACACCGGACATGCGCGTCTGGGCGCTGAAGGCGAGGTAATCGGCAACTTCAGGTTCTGCCGTGGCGCAGCCCTGTTCGCGCGCCAGCCTGACGATGGATTTTCCTTCCGGCGTCGGGTCGGCCAACGAGGACAGCAGCGCCGCCTCGCGCAGCTGCGACGCGTCCACGCCCGCCAGCGCATGGAACACCGTGGCCTGGCGGTCGCCGTGGGTGATGGTGCCGGTCTTGTCCAGCAGCAGCACGTCGACGTCGCCGGCCACTTCCACCGCCTTGCCGGATTTGGCCAGCACGTTGGCGGCCAGCGCGCGGTTCATGCCGGCGATGCCGATCGCCGGCAGCAGGCCGCCGATGGTGGTCGGGATCAGGCACACCAGCAGCGCGATCAGCAACAGCGGATCCACGCGCACGCCGACGAACGCACCGATTGCCGGCAGCGTGGCCACCACGATCAGGAAGGTCAGCGTCATCGCCGCCAACAGCAGCGTCAGCGCGATCTCGTTGGGCGTCTTCTGCCGGTTGGCGCCTTCGACCAGGGCGATCATGCGGTCCAGGAAGCTGTGCCCCGGCTCGGCGGTGATCTTCACCACGATCTCGTCGGTCAACACCTTGGTCCCGCCGATCACGCCGCTGCGATCGGTACCGGCCTCGCGCAGCACCGGGGCCGATTCGCCAGTGACGGCAGCCTCGTTGATGGTCGCCAGGCCGCGCACGATCTCGCCATCGGCCGGGACGAACTCGCCGGCCGAAACGATCACGTAATCGCCGGTGCGCAGCTCGGAGGCCGGCGTGCGCGCCTCATGGGCGTGGCCACGCACCGTATCGACCTTGCGCGCCACAAGATCCTGGCGTGCACTGCGCAGCGAAGCGGCCTGCCCGCGGCCGCGCGCCTCGGCGATGGCTTCGGCGAAATTGCCGAACAGCACCGTCAGCAGCAGGATCGCGCTGACCGTCAGGCCGAAGCCCAGCGGCGCGTTGCCGCTCAGCGTGACAATCAGGCTGACGAGCGTGCCGGCCATGACCACGGCCATCACCGGGCTGTGCGCCAGCTTGGCCGGGTTCAACTTCAGCACGGCATCGCGCAAGGCCGCGCGCAGGCCGGCACCGTCGATGAGCTTTTGTTTGGCGCGATGGGAGGGAAGGGTTGTCGTGTTCATTGGAAAGGCCTTAGTGCGCGTTGAGCGCAAGGTGTTCGGCGACCGGGCCCAGCACCAGCGCCGGCATGAACTGCAGCACGGTCAGCACGGCGATCACCGCGATCAGGGTCAGGGCGAAGGTGGGCGTCTCGATCTGCAGGCTGCCCGGCGACTCGGGCGCACGGCGCTTGGCGCCCAACTGCGCGGCCACCACCAGCGGGATGATCAGCGCCGGGAAGCGGCCCAGCAGCAGCACCGCCACGCAACTCAGGTTCCACCACACCGTGCCATCGCCCAGCCCTTCGAAACCCGAACCGTTGTTGGCGAAGGCCGAGGTGTACTCGTAGAACACCTGGCTGATGCCGTGGAAACCTGGATTGGAGTTGCCGGTGATCGACGGGATGGCCAGGGTGAAGGCGGTGAAACCCAGCACCACGATCGGCTGCAGCAGGATCAGCAGCGCCAGCAGGCGCACCTGCGGCGTTTCGATCTTGCGGCCGAAGATCTCCGGCGTGCGCCCGGTCATCAGCCCGGCCAGGAACACGGTCAGCAGCAGGTAGACGATGAACTGCAGCAGCCCGCAGCCCACGCCGCCCCAGATCGCGTTGACCAGCATGTTGACCATCGCGACACCACCCGTCAGCGGCGCCAGCGAGTCATGCATCGCATTGACCGAGCCGTTGTTGACCTGGGTGGTGAGCGCGGACCACAACGCCGAGCCATCGACGCCGAAGCGCAGCTCCTTGCCTTCCATCAGCAGCGGGCTGGCGGCGGTGGCCGAGTGGCCTTCCGACCACAGCGAGGCGCCGGTGGACAACACCGACATCACCAGCATGCTGCCGAACACCAGGCCGGTGAGCTTCCTGCGCCCGGTGAAGCCACCGACCATGAAGACGATGGCCAGCGGGATCAGGACGATGCCCAGCAGCTCGATGAAGTTGGACAGCGGGGTCGGGTTCTCCAGCGGCATGGCGCTGTTGGGGCCGTAC
Proteins encoded in this window:
- the kdpB gene encoding potassium-transporting ATPase subunit KdpB gives rise to the protein MNTTTLPSHRAKQKLIDGAGLRAALRDAVLKLNPAKLAHSPVMAVVMAGTLVSLIVTLSGNAPLGFGLTVSAILLLTVLFGNFAEAIAEARGRGQAASLRSARQDLVARKVDTVRGHAHEARTPASELRTGDYVIVSAGEFVPADGEIVRGLATINEAAVTGESAPVLREAGTDRSGVIGGTKVLTDEIVVKITAEPGHSFLDRMIALVEGANRQKTPNEIALTLLLAAMTLTFLIVVATLPAIGAFVGVRVDPLLLIALLVCLIPTTIGGLLPAIGIAGMNRALAANVLAKSGKAVEVAGDVDVLLLDKTGTITHGDRQATVFHALAGVDASQLREAALLSSLADPTPEGKSIVRLAREQGCATAEPEVADYLAFSAQTRMSGVDVAGRAIRKGATDAIARHVAELGGSVPPELAGRVAQVARGGATPLVVAEGRHVLGVVELSDVVKHGIKEKFARLREMGIRTVMITGDNPLTAAAIAAEAGVDDYIAEAKPEDKLARIRAEQAGGRLVAMVGDGTNDAPALAQADVGLAMNSGTQAAKEAGNMVDLDSDPAKLLQVVEVGKQQLITRGALTTFSLANDVSKYFAILPALFAAAPASIGMGSMAALNVMHLSSPRNAVLAALIFNALVIPALIPLALRGVRFRPATATVLLRRNMLVYGVGGVALPFVAIKLIDLLLAAVVGA
- the kdpA gene encoding potassium-transporting ATPase subunit KdpA; this translates as MTQTLLLFVIAIALAWPLGLYLARVMRGAPMRGDRVFGLIEKPLYALLGTRPGRGMSWRGYVGAFLLSNAIVGGLTWVVFMTQAWLPLNPDAIPNMRWDTALHTVVSFLTNTNQQHYSGQAQLSYLSQMTGIVGLQVVTPLMGLALAVATLRGFFPDDARRSEGDDRSINVGNYYADVIRASVRFMLPLCLVWTLLLTSQGVPSTLQAGPTATPVEQGTAFTAQKIPLGPVAAMVAVKQLGSNGGGWYGPNSAMPLENPTPLSNFIELLGIVLIPLAIVFMVGGFTGRRKLTGLVFGSMLVMSVLSTGASLWSEGHSATAASPLLMEGKELRFGVDGSALWSALTTQVNNGSVNAMHDSLAPLTGGVAMVNMLVNAIWGGVGCGLLQFIVYLLLTVFLAGLMTGRTPEIFGRKIETPQVRLLALLILLQPIVVLGFTAFTLAIPSITGNSNPGFHGISQVFYEYTSAFANNGSGFEGLGDGTVWWNLSCVAVLLLGRFPALIIPLVVAAQLGAKRRAPESPGSLQIETPTFALTLIAVIAVLTVLQFMPALVLGPVAEHLALNAH